A single Pseudomonadota bacterium DNA region contains:
- the hfq gene encoding RNA chaperone Hfq codes for MSKGQSLQEPFLNALRREHVPVSIYLVNGIKLQGQIESFDQFVVLLKNSVSQMVYKHAISTIVPSRNIKLPREDGEGEEAQP; via the coding sequence ATGAGCAAGGGGCAGTCACTCCAAGAGCCGTTCCTGAACGCCTTGCGCCGCGAGCATGTGCCGGTGTCGATCTACCTGGTGAACGGCATCAAGCTGCAGGGCCAGATCGAGTCCTTCGACCAGTTCGTGGTGTTGTTGAAGAACTCGGTGAGTCAGATGGTCTACAAGCATGCGATCTCCACCATCGTCCCTTCGCGCAACATCAAGCTCCCGAGGGAAGATGGGGAGGGGGAAGAGGCGCAGCCCTAG
- a CDS encoding DUF2065 domain-containing protein, translating to MWRQFLVAVGLMLVLEGILPFLHPDAARRFLHEASKLDDPTLRFLGLSCMVVGVLVLYLFN from the coding sequence ATGTGGCGCCAGTTCCTGGTCGCTGTCGGTCTCATGCTGGTCCTGGAAGGCATCCTGCCCTTCCTGCATCCCGATGCCGCCCGGAGGTTCCTGCACGAGGCCTCCAAGCTCGACGACCCTACGCTCCGGTTCCTGGGTCTCAGTTGCATGGTGGTGGGTGTCTTGGTCTTGTACCTGTTCAACTGA
- the hflC gene encoding protease modulator HflC: protein MRGRPLLIVALLLVVALLGWGIVFTVDQREFAILLRFKEIQRSDFEPGLHFKIPFINDVVKFEKRLMSLDSPQPERFLTSEKKDVIVDSFVKWRIADVEKYYRRTQGDVRRAGLLLFQQINDSLRGEFGRRTIREVVAGARGGVMQSVTEAARAKGDELGVTVVDVRTKRINLPEEVSSAVYDRMRAEREQVAQEFRSRGGAQAETIRANADRQRTVVLAEAYRDAEQTRGAGDARAAEVYAAGYSRNAEFYEFYRSLIAYKTSFAKHQDILVLDPKSEFFHYFKKSTAP from the coding sequence ATGCGCGGCCGGCCTCTCCTGATCGTGGCGCTCCTGCTCGTCGTAGCCCTACTGGGCTGGGGCATCGTGTTTACCGTAGACCAGCGGGAGTTCGCGATACTGCTGCGCTTCAAGGAGATCCAGCGCTCGGACTTCGAACCCGGCCTGCATTTCAAGATCCCGTTCATCAACGATGTCGTAAAATTCGAAAAACGCTTGATGAGCCTGGACTCCCCCCAGCCGGAGCGCTTCCTGACCAGCGAAAAGAAGGACGTCATCGTCGATTCTTTCGTGAAGTGGCGGATCGCGGATGTCGAGAAATACTACAGGCGCACCCAAGGGGACGTGCGGCGCGCGGGTCTGCTCCTGTTCCAGCAGATAAACGACAGTCTGCGCGGGGAGTTCGGCAGGCGCACGATCCGGGAGGTGGTCGCCGGCGCGCGCGGCGGTGTCATGCAAAGCGTCACCGAGGCGGCGCGCGCCAAGGGCGATGAGCTCGGTGTCACAGTCGTCGATGTCCGCACCAAGCGCATCAATCTCCCGGAAGAGGTCAGCAGCGCCGTCTATGACCGCATGCGGGCGGAACGCGAACAGGTGGCGCAGGAGTTTCGTTCGCGCGGCGGCGCCCAGGCCGAGACCATTCGGGCGAATGCCGATCGGCAGCGGACCGTGGTCCTGGCCGAGGCCTATCGGGATGCCGAACAGACCCGTGGGGCCGGTGACGCGCGTGCCGCCGAGGTGTACGCCGCGGGCTATAGTCGCAATGCGGAGTTCTACGAGTTTTACCGCAGCCTCATCGCCTATAAGACGAGCTTCGCGAAGCACCAGGACATCTTGGTGCTGGACCCGAAGTCGGAGTTCTTCCATTATTTCAAGAAATCCACCGCGCCCTGA
- the hflK gene encoding FtsH protease activity modulator HflK, producing the protein MAWNEPGGGRRDKDPWGGRGNGSGPPDLDEAFRKLQAKIKGLFGERGPISGGGGGGGGSGGSPALWIVALVALVAFAVYQSVYVIEAAERAVVTRFGAYITTLMPGLNFRWPPPIERVEKINIDQIRSVGQKGAMYTQDENIVDVELNVQYRVSSVEDFAFLVVGPDATLEQVMESSVRGVIGENKLDFIMTEGRMQVAADIREAIQDLVDQYQAGVEVTSVNMQPARPPEEVRSAFDDAIKAREDEQRYINEAKAYVSEVLPKAEGQAARLRADAEGYKSQVIEQSQGQTNRFTQVLAEYEKAPGVTRERLYLETVESVLSNSPKVLLDVEGGNNLVYLPLDKFFGHAPGSPETVALPPRSGAEAEPLASDQAPAPRADVRSRERTR; encoded by the coding sequence ATGGCTTGGAATGAACCCGGGGGGGGTCGCCGCGACAAAGACCCCTGGGGAGGACGCGGTAACGGCAGCGGGCCGCCCGATCTGGATGAGGCGTTCCGTAAGCTTCAGGCCAAGATCAAGGGCTTGTTCGGCGAGCGGGGCCCGATCTCGGGTGGTGGCGGAGGCGGCGGTGGTAGCGGCGGCTCACCCGCATTGTGGATCGTGGCCCTCGTCGCCTTGGTGGCGTTCGCGGTTTACCAGTCCGTTTACGTCATCGAGGCCGCCGAGCGTGCGGTGGTGACGCGCTTCGGCGCTTATATCACGACCCTCATGCCCGGTCTCAACTTCCGCTGGCCGCCGCCTATCGAGCGGGTGGAGAAGATCAATATCGATCAGATCCGGTCGGTGGGCCAGAAAGGCGCGATGTACACCCAGGACGAGAACATCGTGGATGTCGAGCTCAACGTGCAATATCGCGTGAGCAGCGTCGAAGACTTCGCCTTCCTGGTGGTTGGTCCGGACGCCACCTTGGAGCAGGTCATGGAAAGCTCGGTGCGCGGCGTCATCGGGGAAAACAAGCTGGACTTCATCATGACCGAGGGTCGTATGCAAGTCGCAGCGGACATCCGCGAGGCGATCCAGGACCTCGTGGATCAGTACCAAGCCGGTGTGGAGGTCACGAGCGTCAACATGCAGCCGGCCAGGCCACCCGAGGAGGTCAGGAGCGCCTTTGACGACGCCATCAAGGCCCGTGAAGACGAGCAGCGTTACATCAACGAGGCCAAGGCCTATGTCAGCGAGGTCCTGCCCAAGGCGGAAGGACAGGCCGCCCGCCTCCGGGCCGACGCGGAGGGCTATAAATCGCAGGTGATCGAGCAATCCCAGGGTCAGACGAACCGCTTCACACAGGTCCTCGCGGAGTACGAAAAGGCACCGGGGGTGACCCGCGAGCGGCTCTATCTGGAAACCGTGGAGTCCGTCCTGTCCAACTCTCCGAAGGTGTTGCTGGATGTCGAGGGCGGCAACAATCTGGTCTATCTGCCGCTCGACAAGTTCTTCGGGCACGCGCCGGGGTCCCCGGAGACCGTCGCGCTGCCACCCCGATCCGGCGCGGAAGCGGAGCCTCTGGCCTCCGATCAGGCGCCCGCGCCGCGCGCCGACGTGCGCAGCCGCGAGAGGACCCGTTAG
- the hflX gene encoding GTPase HflX, which yields MSQRPQARQRAVLVDLDAGDPARGGALAEFRDLVRSAGVTEVAIVCGTGKPPAPRYYAGSGKAMEIKQAVRQAGADVVLFNHELNPGQERNLERLVECPVVDRSAVILDIFAQRARTFEGKLQVELAQLQHLSTRLIRGWTHLERQSGGIGLRGPGETQLETDRRLIKRRIQQLRSRLETLRRQRALGRKARRRAGLPTVLLVGYTNAGKSTLFNRLARSSVYAADVLFATLDPTLRRVELAEAGPVIVGDTVGFIRDLPHELVAAFRATLEEVGDADLLLHVIDAGAPLCEQAVQVEAVRRVIAQIGGAELPLIEVYNKIDRVPARVAAIESGAEEGSTRVFLSAAEGVGLDLLCRAIAQRFEGGRYYRWLNLPARAGRLRSWLYNQGAVREEHADERGGWFLSVMVGPREQRRLSRFDVVEQACGAPARSV from the coding sequence TTGTCTCAACGACCTCAAGCCCGGCAACGTGCTGTCCTGGTCGACCTCGACGCCGGGGACCCGGCGCGAGGAGGGGCGCTTGCCGAGTTTCGAGACCTGGTGCGCTCGGCCGGAGTCACCGAGGTGGCTATCGTGTGCGGCACCGGGAAGCCCCCGGCGCCGCGCTATTACGCCGGCAGCGGCAAGGCCATGGAGATCAAGCAGGCGGTCCGCCAGGCGGGCGCCGATGTGGTGCTCTTCAACCACGAGCTCAATCCGGGCCAGGAGCGCAATCTGGAACGTCTCGTGGAATGTCCGGTCGTCGATCGCAGCGCCGTGATACTGGATATCTTCGCGCAGCGGGCACGTACCTTCGAGGGCAAGCTCCAGGTCGAGCTGGCGCAGTTGCAGCATCTCTCCACGCGCCTGATACGGGGCTGGACGCACCTCGAACGCCAGAGCGGCGGGATCGGTCTCAGGGGCCCTGGAGAGACCCAGCTCGAAACCGACCGCCGCCTGATCAAGCGCCGCATCCAGCAGCTTCGCAGTCGATTGGAGACGCTCCGGCGGCAGCGCGCGCTCGGCAGAAAGGCGAGGCGCCGCGCGGGCCTCCCGACCGTGCTCCTGGTCGGCTATACCAACGCCGGGAAATCGACCCTGTTCAACCGCCTGGCCCGGTCCTCGGTGTATGCCGCGGACGTCCTGTTCGCGACGCTCGACCCGACCTTGCGGCGCGTCGAGCTTGCGGAGGCGGGTCCGGTGATCGTCGGGGATACGGTGGGCTTCATCCGTGATCTACCCCACGAGCTCGTCGCCGCGTTTCGCGCCACGCTCGAGGAAGTAGGCGACGCCGATCTCCTGCTGCATGTCATCGATGCCGGCGCACCGCTCTGCGAACAGGCCGTACAGGTCGAGGCCGTGCGGCGCGTCATCGCACAGATCGGCGGCGCGGAGCTCCCCCTCATCGAGGTGTACAACAAGATCGACCGCGTCCCGGCCCGCGTTGCCGCCATCGAATCCGGTGCCGAGGAGGGCTCGACGCGCGTCTTCCTCTCGGCCGCGGAAGGGGTCGGCCTCGATCTCCTGTGCCGGGCAATCGCGCAGAGGTTCGAGGGCGGGCGTTACTATCGCTGGCTGAACCTCCCGGCGCGGGCCGGCCGGCTGCGATCCTGGCTATACAATCAGGGTGCGGTGCGGGAGGAACACGCCGACGAGCGCGGTGGCTGGTTCTTGAGCGTCATGGTGGGCCCGCGGGAACAGAGACGCCTGTCACGATTCGACGTCGTGGAGCAAGCTTGCGGCGCCCCGGCCAGGTCCGTATGA